The proteins below are encoded in one region of Streptomyces roseirectus:
- a CDS encoding acyl carrier protein, which produces MSDVYHRMVRLLQTGFGLEPDEISPDQTFDDLELDSLAMVELSLAAQEEFGVPVDDEDISPQDTVSRAAEVIEAKGVTV; this is translated from the coding sequence ATGAGCGACGTCTACCACCGCATGGTCCGCCTGCTGCAGACCGGCTTCGGCCTGGAGCCCGACGAGATCAGCCCCGACCAGACCTTCGACGACCTGGAGCTGGACTCGCTGGCCATGGTCGAACTCTCCCTGGCCGCGCAGGAGGAGTTCGGGGTGCCGGTCGACGACGAGGACATCAGCCCGCAGGACACCGTCTCGCGCGCGGCGGAGGTCATCGAGGCGAAGGGCGTGACCGTCTGA
- a CDS encoding beta-ketoacyl-ACP synthase III codes for MSGPAAVVCGLGTWVPPYALTNEELSALVDTSDAWIRSRTGIGRRHIADAATATSDLAVEAGGRALKSARAHAGPGVDAVVVATTTPDRPCPATAPLVAARLGLGTVAAFDVAAVCTGFLYGLAAGAGLIAAGTAGRVLVIGAETFSRILDPADRAGRAIFGDGAGAVVLRAGEAAEPGALGSFDLGSDGTGSDLIAVRTGGSRQPYPAAGQAADPYFRMNGKAVFRGAVERMTASSRRVLARTGWAGQRPDLVVAHQANLRILHAVADRLGVARADCYVNLDRVGNTAAASLPLALGDAGRDGVLNAGHRVLLTAFGGGLTWGACTVTWPDIEPA; via the coding sequence GTGAGCGGCCCGGCGGCCGTCGTGTGCGGGCTCGGCACCTGGGTGCCCCCGTACGCGCTGACCAACGAGGAGCTGTCGGCGCTCGTCGACACGTCCGACGCGTGGATCCGCAGCCGCACCGGCATCGGCCGGCGGCACATCGCGGACGCGGCGACGGCGACCAGCGACCTCGCCGTCGAGGCGGGTGGCCGGGCCCTGAAGTCGGCCCGCGCGCACGCCGGTCCGGGGGTGGACGCGGTCGTCGTGGCGACGACCACCCCCGACCGGCCCTGTCCGGCGACCGCCCCGCTGGTCGCGGCCCGGCTGGGGCTCGGCACGGTGGCTGCGTTCGACGTGGCGGCCGTGTGCACCGGCTTCCTGTACGGGCTCGCCGCCGGCGCGGGACTCATCGCCGCGGGCACCGCAGGGCGCGTCCTGGTGATCGGCGCCGAGACGTTCTCCCGCATCCTCGACCCCGCCGACCGGGCCGGGCGGGCGATCTTCGGCGACGGCGCCGGGGCGGTGGTGCTGCGCGCCGGTGAGGCGGCCGAGCCCGGCGCGCTGGGCTCCTTCGACCTGGGCAGCGACGGCACCGGCAGCGATCTGATCGCCGTGCGCACCGGCGGCTCGCGGCAGCCGTACCCGGCGGCCGGGCAGGCGGCGGACCCGTACTTCCGGATGAACGGCAAGGCCGTCTTCCGGGGCGCCGTCGAGCGGATGACCGCGTCCTCGCGCCGGGTGCTGGCCCGCACCGGCTGGGCCGGGCAGCGGCCCGACCTGGTCGTCGCGCACCAGGCCAACCTGCGGATCCTGCACGCCGTCGCCGACCGGCTGGGGGTCGCGCGCGCGGACTGCTACGTCAACCTCGACCGGGTCGGCAACACCGCCGCCGCGTCCCTCCCGCTCGCCCTGGGCGACGCCGGGCGCGACGGCGTCCTGAACGCGGGCCACCGGGTGCTGCTGACCGCCTTCGGCGGCGGCCTCACCTGGGGCGCCTGCACCGTGACCTGGCCGGACATCGAACCGGCCTGA
- a CDS encoding MmgE/PrpD family protein yields the protein MPGTPEPQPTGPGAPEPRPTDPGAPEPQPADPGILRRLARWAARLDLDDAPERVVGHLKSQLLSQLGAARAGYAHPLGARIVRAYGGPLQDDPQHAARSLCTATVCLDFDDTAYAGHLSHSTVNVPLAHAGPLGLDGRRLLTSVLAANETAARITAAATLGPFRGQTAGHTHLAGAVAGRLRAEDADAGTWTHALAMAFSVPTWTLSRGFFSTDAKLLVAAAPVLIGLSACDGARCGLTGPEDVLEHPEGFLSRFADLPLPEEALAGFGTLWHTETFSYKVHPGSAYTSAAVDCAAELHHALAGAGVEDIDEVVVEGSIFTAGLDRIARRHRIGPGSSVAALNFSLPYNVATALLTGSLLPADLAPPAVDRPDRWALAARVRTEHAPEFSRRALLATAPLGQALRRAGERAEAWVRAVDARAADSLPPDRLEPEADFRWATKELGARVTVRLRDGREVCAERRGAVGAAGGAGGVDGAGHLALARAKFLACGGDPYAADLVDRLEQLGPGEVRHLLELALAAPDARAAHGAGDDTPGIPGTAVTPATAVAPAARDTAAARDTRAARKGPVMDTAPLEDAYAALIAAARDSRPAEPAPAEAEPSKSSPAEPASAETALGEPSLVEPALAEAEPSKSSPAEPASAETAPGEPSPAEPGIDRALAHIALSDRLLATTARQILAGTAPRLDNGPAMDPKAIEELTSRADHDVLVDLVRRNAAEFVGLLARTPQERHSTPVAVRLVGEKGEEVFSGSVPWGEIVRMRAEEHLPGHTARIRRLPRES from the coding sequence ATGCCCGGCACACCCGAGCCGCAGCCCACCGGACCCGGCGCGCCCGAGCCTCGGCCCACCGACCCTGGCGCGCCCGAGCCGCAGCCCGCCGACCCCGGCATCCTGCGTCGCCTCGCCCGCTGGGCCGCCCGGCTCGACCTCGACGACGCCCCCGAGCGGGTCGTCGGCCACCTCAAGAGCCAGCTCCTCAGCCAGCTCGGCGCCGCCCGCGCCGGATACGCGCACCCCCTCGGCGCCCGCATCGTCCGGGCCTACGGCGGCCCGCTCCAGGACGACCCGCAGCACGCCGCGCGGTCCCTGTGCACGGCGACCGTCTGCCTGGACTTCGACGACACCGCGTACGCCGGACACCTGTCGCACTCCACGGTCAACGTCCCGCTCGCCCACGCCGGGCCCCTCGGCCTCGACGGACGGCGCCTGCTGACGTCCGTCCTCGCCGCCAACGAGACCGCCGCCCGGATCACCGCCGCCGCGACACTGGGCCCCTTCCGGGGCCAGACGGCGGGCCACACCCACCTCGCGGGCGCCGTCGCCGGCCGGCTGCGCGCCGAGGACGCGGACGCCGGCACCTGGACGCACGCGCTCGCCATGGCGTTCTCCGTACCGACCTGGACCCTCTCGCGCGGGTTCTTCAGCACGGACGCGAAACTGCTGGTCGCGGCGGCGCCGGTGCTGATCGGACTGAGCGCCTGCGACGGGGCCCGGTGCGGACTCACCGGACCCGAGGACGTCCTCGAACACCCGGAGGGGTTCCTCAGCCGGTTCGCCGACCTCCCCCTGCCCGAAGAGGCGCTGGCCGGGTTCGGCACCCTCTGGCACACGGAGACCTTCTCCTACAAGGTCCACCCGGGCAGCGCCTACACCAGCGCCGCCGTCGACTGCGCGGCCGAACTGCACCACGCGCTCGCGGGGGCCGGGGTGGAGGACATCGACGAGGTCGTCGTCGAGGGGTCGATCTTCACCGCCGGACTCGACCGCATCGCGCGCCGGCACCGCATCGGTCCCGGCTCCAGCGTGGCCGCCCTCAACTTCTCCCTCCCCTACAACGTCGCCACCGCCCTCCTCACCGGCTCCCTGCTCCCCGCCGACCTCGCGCCTCCGGCGGTCGACCGGCCCGACCGCTGGGCCCTGGCCGCACGCGTGCGCACCGAGCACGCCCCGGAGTTCAGCCGCCGGGCTCTGCTCGCCACCGCCCCGCTCGGGCAGGCGCTGCGGCGCGCGGGGGAGCGGGCCGAGGCGTGGGTACGGGCTGTCGACGCGCGGGCCGCCGACAGTCTGCCGCCGGACCGGCTGGAGCCGGAGGCCGATTTCCGGTGGGCCACCAAGGAACTCGGCGCCCGGGTGACCGTACGGCTGCGGGACGGGCGTGAGGTGTGCGCGGAGAGGCGGGGCGCGGTGGGGGCGGCGGGGGGTGCGGGGGGCGTGGACGGGGCCGGTCATCTGGCGCTCGCGCGCGCCAAGTTCCTCGCGTGCGGCGGTGATCCGTACGCCGCCGATCTGGTGGACCGGCTCGAACAGCTGGGTCCCGGGGAGGTCCGGCACCTGCTGGAACTCGCCCTCGCCGCGCCCGACGCCCGTGCCGCTCATGGCGCCGGGGACGACACCCCAGGCATCCCAGGCACCGCAGTCACCCCAGCCACCGCGGTCGCACCGGCTGCCCGAGACACCGCAGCCGCGCGAGACACCCGAGCCGCCCGGAAAGGCCCCGTCATGGACACCGCCCCCCTGGAGGACGCCTACGCGGCCCTCATCGCCGCCGCGCGCGACAGCCGGCCGGCCGAACCCGCACCGGCCGAGGCCGAACCGTCCAAGTCCTCGCCGGCCGAGCCCGCATCGGCCGAGACCGCACTGGGCGAGCCCTCGTTGGTCGAGCCCGCACTGGCCGAGGCCGAACCGTCCAAGTCCTCGCCGGCCGAGCCCGCATCGGCCGAGACCGCACCGGGCGAGCCCTCGCCGGCCGAACCCGGCATCGACCGGGCCCTCGCCCACATCGCCCTCAGCGACCGCCTGTTGGCCACCACGGCACGGCAGATCCTCGCCGGTACCGCGCCCCGGCTGGACAACGGCCCCGCGATGGACCCGAAGGCGATCGAGGAGCTGACGTCCCGCGCCGACCACGACGTCCTCGTCGACCTGGTCCGCCGCAACGCCGCCGAGTTCGTCGGCCTGCTCGCCCGCACGCCCCAGGAGCGGCACTCCACCCCGGTCGCCGTACGCCTCGTCGGCGAGAAGGGCGAGGAGGTGTTCAGCGGGTCCGTGCCGTGGGGAGAGATCGTCCGGATGCGCGCCGAGGAACACCTCCCCGGCCACACGGCACGTATCCGCCGGCTGCCCCGGGAGTCATGA
- a CDS encoding beta-ketoacyl-[acyl-carrier-protein] synthase family protein translates to MAAAARFDAAVTGVGMVSCAGIGVPASWARIREGRGTAAGPVPALDGTPADFGCAVPGFDPAAAVGRRRAWRLDRCGQLALAAAAEAVADAGLDPAGWDGARVGVVLGNGIGGAATWEKQHDVLRDAGPLKVSPLLIPMLSVNMSAGYLAMEYGARGPNFVTATACASGTTAIGMARELLRTGRCDVVLTGGTEAPLVPSIVSGFSQMGALSKRRADPAAASRPFDADRDGFVPAEGAAVLVLERAEHARARGARIRALVSGYGASADAHHATAPDPRGAGAELAVRAALSDAGVTGADVGHVNAHGTATPLNDVSEARLIRRAVGPHPAVTSTKGVVGHALGAAGAIEAVATVLTVEEGHVPPTANLDSLDPEVELDVVAKTGRDLAVEVAVSNSFGFGGQNAVLVFSRA, encoded by the coding sequence ATGGCGGCTGCCGCCCGCTTCGACGCGGCCGTCACCGGCGTCGGGATGGTGAGCTGCGCCGGGATCGGCGTCCCGGCGTCCTGGGCCCGGATCCGGGAGGGCCGGGGCACGGCGGCGGGGCCGGTCCCCGCCCTCGACGGCACCCCCGCCGACTTCGGCTGCGCCGTGCCCGGCTTCGACCCGGCCGCCGCGGTCGGCCGGCGCCGGGCCTGGCGCCTGGACCGGTGCGGTCAGCTCGCGCTCGCCGCCGCGGCGGAGGCGGTCGCGGACGCCGGTCTCGACCCGGCCGGCTGGGACGGCGCCCGGGTCGGCGTCGTCCTCGGCAACGGCATCGGGGGCGCCGCCACCTGGGAGAAGCAGCACGACGTCCTGCGCGACGCCGGGCCGCTCAAGGTGTCGCCGCTGCTCATCCCGATGCTGTCGGTCAACATGTCGGCCGGGTACCTGGCCATGGAGTACGGGGCGCGCGGCCCCAACTTCGTGACCGCCACCGCCTGCGCCTCCGGGACCACGGCCATCGGCATGGCCCGCGAGCTGCTGCGGACCGGACGGTGCGACGTCGTGCTGACCGGCGGCACCGAGGCGCCCCTCGTGCCGTCGATCGTCTCCGGCTTCAGCCAGATGGGCGCGCTCTCCAAACGCCGCGCCGACCCGGCCGCGGCCTCCCGGCCCTTCGACGCGGACCGCGACGGCTTCGTCCCTGCGGAGGGCGCCGCCGTCCTCGTCCTCGAACGCGCCGAGCACGCGCGGGCCCGGGGTGCCCGGATCAGGGCCCTGGTCAGCGGGTACGGGGCGTCCGCCGACGCGCACCACGCGACGGCGCCCGATCCGCGGGGCGCGGGCGCCGAACTCGCCGTGCGCGCGGCCCTGTCGGACGCGGGCGTCACCGGCGCGGACGTCGGCCACGTCAACGCGCACGGCACCGCCACACCGCTCAACGACGTGTCCGAGGCGCGGCTGATCCGCCGGGCCGTCGGGCCGCATCCGGCGGTAACCTCCACCAAGGGCGTGGTCGGTCACGCGCTCGGCGCCGCGGGGGCGATCGAGGCCGTGGCCACGGTCCTCACCGTCGAGGAGGGCCACGTCCCGCCCACCGCGAACCTGGACAGCCTGGATCCGGAGGTCGAGCTGGACGTGGTGGCCAAGACGGGCCGTGACCTGGCGGTCGAGGTCGCGGTGAGCAATTCCTTCGGGTTCGGCGGCCAGAACGCCGTCCTCGTGTTCAGCAGGGCCTGA
- a CDS encoding fatty acid desaturase family protein: MTTADTTDVRGAGGSGTLEEITRIVRDAGLMDVRPRWYVYKIAANFLLLTAGWTAFALLGDTWWQLAVAGYLGLMFGQTDLIGHDAGHRQIVRTRRAGNAIGYVHGNLLTGVSFGWWVRHHTAHHNYPNHLSMDPDILRRQVIFEAGDRVKRTTRFQRFVVRHQSWMFFVLITLEGVRLHLSGYVAARRGALTRYRTAELTVITLHLVAYTAALFAVLPPGKAVAFLVLHQAVFGFYMGLMFAPNHKGMPVRDGAQEELDWLTRQVVTSRNLRPSRLGDFFYGGLNYQIEHHLFPSMPRTNLRRAQPLVKAFCLRSGLPYEEVSVLASYRAVAGHLDEVSGQVARLESGVS; encoded by the coding sequence ATGACCACCGCCGACACCACGGACGTCCGGGGCGCGGGCGGCTCCGGCACTCTGGAGGAGATCACCCGGATCGTGCGGGACGCCGGGCTGATGGACGTCAGGCCCCGCTGGTACGTCTACAAGATCGCGGCCAACTTCCTGCTCCTGACGGCCGGCTGGACGGCGTTCGCGCTGCTCGGCGACACCTGGTGGCAACTGGCCGTGGCCGGGTACCTGGGGCTGATGTTCGGGCAGACCGACCTGATCGGCCACGACGCGGGCCACCGGCAGATCGTCCGCACCCGCAGGGCGGGCAACGCCATCGGCTACGTGCACGGCAACCTGCTGACCGGCGTCAGCTTCGGCTGGTGGGTCAGGCACCACACGGCCCACCACAACTACCCCAACCACCTCTCGATGGACCCGGACATCCTGCGCCGGCAGGTCATCTTCGAGGCGGGCGACCGGGTCAAGCGCACGACGCGGTTCCAGCGGTTCGTGGTGCGCCACCAGTCGTGGATGTTCTTCGTGCTGATCACCCTGGAGGGCGTGCGCCTGCACCTGTCGGGCTACGTGGCCGCGCGCCGGGGCGCGCTCACCAGGTACCGCACGGCCGAGCTCACCGTCATCACCCTGCACCTGGTGGCGTACACCGCCGCGCTGTTCGCCGTCCTGCCGCCCGGCAAGGCGGTCGCGTTCCTCGTCCTGCACCAGGCCGTGTTCGGGTTCTACATGGGGCTGATGTTCGCGCCCAACCACAAGGGCATGCCGGTGCGCGACGGCGCGCAGGAGGAGCTGGACTGGCTGACCCGGCAGGTCGTCACCTCCCGCAACCTCAGGCCGAGCCGGCTGGGCGACTTCTTCTACGGCGGCCTCAACTACCAGATCGAGCACCACCTGTTCCCGTCGATGCCGCGCACCAACCTGCGCCGGGCGCAGCCCCTGGTGAAGGCGTTCTGCCTGCGCAGCGGACTGCCCTACGAGGAGGTGTCGGTCCTCGCGTCCTACCGTGCGGTGGCCGGTCACCTCGACGAGGTCAGCGGCCAGGTGGCCCGGCTGGAGAGCGGGGTCTCGTGA
- a CDS encoding SRPBCC family protein has product MGGERRWRVEESVLVRATPERAYRAISDVRRMGAFSPECVGVWVRRRGPVTLGTRFTGFNRKGPWLWFTDCRVVRADPARDFAFRVTSFGLPIALWGYRFTPEQDGTLVTEYWEDLRTGRKGRPAELLGFFTGTRPEVRHRVNAEGMRATLGRLKAELEG; this is encoded by the coding sequence GTGGGCGGGGAACGCAGGTGGCGGGTCGAGGAGAGCGTGCTGGTGCGGGCCACGCCCGAGCGGGCCTACCGGGCGATCAGCGACGTACGGAGGATGGGCGCGTTCTCGCCCGAGTGCGTCGGGGTCTGGGTGCGCCGGCGCGGGCCCGTCACCCTCGGCACCCGGTTCACCGGCTTCAACCGCAAGGGGCCCTGGCTCTGGTTCACCGACTGCCGCGTCGTGCGCGCCGACCCCGCCCGCGACTTCGCCTTCCGCGTCACCAGCTTCGGCCTGCCGATCGCCCTGTGGGGCTACCGCTTCACGCCCGAGCAGGACGGCACCCTGGTCACCGAGTACTGGGAAGACCTCCGCACCGGCCGCAAGGGCCGGCCCGCCGAACTCCTCGGCTTCTTCACGGGCACCAGGCCGGAGGTACGGCACCGGGTGAACGCGGAGGGGATGCGGGCGACGCTGGGGAGGCTGAAGGCGGAGCTGGAGGGGTGA
- a CDS encoding flavin reductase family protein: MTAPIASSPVARWPEGSRTASARATAHRLATGVTVLTCGRDEGTHGVTVSTLSLASTRPPMVSVALRRGSRGLGALLAAGAFAVNVLGSRQDPLARHFARADRGDGLARPGREVWAGHTADGVPLLGGAVGWLQCRVTRTVPAGDHELVLGLVTGARLGTAESPLLTFAKTLHRLPDDTNRS; this comes from the coding sequence GTGACCGCCCCGATCGCCTCGTCCCCGGTCGCCCGCTGGCCGGAAGGCAGCCGCACCGCCTCCGCCCGTGCCACCGCGCACCGGCTCGCGACCGGCGTGACCGTCCTGACGTGCGGCCGCGACGAGGGCACCCACGGGGTCACCGTCAGCACCCTGAGCCTCGCCTCGACGAGGCCGCCGATGGTGTCGGTGGCCCTGCGCCGGGGCAGCCGGGGCCTCGGCGCGCTGCTTGCGGCCGGCGCCTTCGCCGTCAACGTCCTGGGCAGCCGGCAGGACCCGCTGGCCCGGCACTTCGCCCGCGCCGACCGGGGTGACGGGCTCGCCCGGCCCGGCCGCGAGGTGTGGGCGGGGCACACCGCCGACGGGGTGCCGCTGCTGGGCGGCGCCGTCGGCTGGCTCCAGTGCCGGGTGACGCGCACCGTGCCGGCCGGCGACCACGAACTGGTCCTCGGCCTGGTGACCGGCGCCCGGCTCGGCACCGCCGAGAGCCCGCTGCTCACCTTCGCGAAAACCCTCCACCGGCTGCCCGACGACACGAACCGGAGCTGA
- a CDS encoding GDSL-type esterase/lipase family protein, which translates to MPDEHTDPRCLAPGEAGVLLAGAGWRRAVVLGDSVADSAGMAVVPGYARTAWSDRVAGALREGDAGAACLQLRARRELSLSEVRSCQLADALGFGADLALLACGGPESRARSFEPDALELELSRILAALRGAGCRTVVVITPFDLTRSARVPAQRHAVLRARRRLLAERVEAVTLRHGCVQVDLAAYADAYARTYPDASGTDPWSAHPWRLNSRGHALTAAAVVRTLGGSPGS; encoded by the coding sequence ATGCCGGACGAACACACCGACCCCCGCTGCCTGGCCCCCGGAGAAGCCGGCGTGCTGCTGGCCGGTGCCGGATGGCGGCGGGCCGTCGTGCTGGGGGACAGCGTGGCCGACTCCGCCGGGATGGCCGTCGTGCCGGGGTACGCGCGGACCGCGTGGAGCGACCGGGTGGCCGGGGCGCTGCGGGAGGGGGACGCGGGAGCCGCGTGCCTTCAACTGCGGGCGAGGCGGGAGCTGTCGCTGTCCGAGGTGCGGTCCTGCCAGCTCGCGGACGCCCTCGGGTTCGGCGCCGACCTGGCGCTCCTGGCCTGCGGCGGGCCGGAGTCGAGGGCGCGGTCCTTCGAACCGGACGCCCTGGAGCTGGAGTTGAGCAGGATCCTGGCCGCGCTGCGCGGCGCGGGCTGCCGGACGGTCGTCGTGATCACGCCGTTCGACCTGACGCGCTCCGCCCGGGTCCCGGCGCAGCGGCACGCCGTCCTGCGCGCCCGCCGGCGCCTGCTGGCCGAACGGGTCGAGGCGGTGACCCTGCGGCACGGCTGCGTCCAGGTCGACCTGGCCGCCTACGCGGACGCGTACGCGCGCACGTACCCGGACGCGTCCGGCACCGACCCGTGGAGCGCGCACCCCTGGCGGCTGAACAGCCGGGGCCACGCGCTGACGGCGGCGGCCGTCGTCCGGACACTGGGCGGCTCACCGGGGAGCTGA
- a CDS encoding type II toxin-antitoxin system RatA family toxin produces the protein MRSAQVTIRAVAVAPADAFDRVKDFAAYPALSPVVRSVRVTRADAGTEHSEWEVYFRNGVLRWSETDTFDRAGLTIAFAQDDGDFAEFSGVWRIRGDGEDSLIDFFTEFDFGIPSLAGILDPVAERVFRETIGLVVTGLFAKAEIVGDEALVRAVELARERTAGAR, from the coding sequence ATGCGCAGCGCACAGGTCACGATCCGCGCGGTCGCCGTCGCCCCCGCCGACGCGTTCGACCGGGTGAAGGACTTCGCCGCCTATCCCGCGCTCTCCCCCGTCGTCCGGTCCGTACGGGTGACCCGGGCGGACGCGGGCACGGAGCACAGCGAGTGGGAGGTGTACTTCCGCAACGGCGTCCTGCGCTGGAGCGAGACCGACACCTTCGACCGCGCCGGCCTGACCATCGCCTTCGCGCAGGACGACGGCGACTTCGCCGAGTTCTCGGGCGTCTGGCGGATCCGCGGCGACGGCGAGGACAGCCTGATCGACTTCTTCACCGAGTTCGACTTCGGCATCCCGAGCCTGGCCGGGATCCTCGACCCGGTCGCCGAGCGCGTGTTCCGCGAGACGATCGGCCTGGTCGTCACGGGCCTGTTCGCGAAGGCCGAGATCGTGGGCGACGAAGCGCTCGTGCGGGCCGTGGAGCTGGCCCGCGAGCGGACGGCGGGGGCGCGCTGA
- a CDS encoding MFS transporter yields MSDTTAPNQRKGLLLAFLCFGVFMVYLDATIVNVALPDIQEDLSTDITQLQWIIDAYTLTFACLLLTAGTLGDILGRKKIFLAGLVGFTLTSVLCALSGSIGVLLVGRTLQGICGSVMIPVSLALVSAAYADPAARAKAIGVWAGVGGIALSTGPVLGGFLVDHYGWQSIFWVNAPVGVVATLVLARLLTENRSARGRRLDPLGQLLFITAIAALAYGLIEGNGEGWTSGVILGAFAASAVTLLLFVLWELRRPDPMLPMGFFRSPIVVVAGIVNFLSLFGLFAVIFLFTLYLQSVNGLSSVETGVRFLALTVPIMIASFAASVVAAKAGPRLPIFIGSLFSAGGLVGLTALEAGSGFGGYWWSLILLGVGVSFTGAPATVALLGSVPNEQAGTASGVSNTFRQVGTVFGVALAGALLLRHLRDGMPDALARTGLPAQAQAKAVELLGDGDLSRAAALPPDVRGTVLDAVGPVYVQGMDLAFQIAGAGALLGGLCALVFLKGTGPAAEPAAGPDSVPADTAGQRS; encoded by the coding sequence ATGAGCGACACCACCGCACCGAACCAGCGGAAGGGGCTCCTGCTCGCCTTCCTGTGCTTCGGCGTGTTCATGGTCTACCTCGACGCCACGATCGTGAACGTGGCGCTGCCCGACATCCAGGAAGACCTCTCCACGGACATCACACAGCTCCAGTGGATCATCGACGCCTACACGCTGACCTTCGCCTGCCTGCTGCTGACCGCCGGCACCCTGGGCGACATCCTCGGCCGCAAGAAGATCTTCCTCGCGGGCCTGGTCGGCTTCACCCTCACCTCCGTGCTGTGCGCGCTGTCCGGCTCGATCGGGGTGCTGCTCGTCGGCCGCACCCTCCAGGGCATCTGCGGCTCCGTCATGATCCCGGTCTCGCTCGCCCTGGTCTCCGCCGCCTACGCCGACCCCGCCGCCCGCGCCAAGGCGATCGGTGTCTGGGCCGGCGTCGGCGGCATCGCGCTGTCCACCGGCCCCGTCCTCGGCGGGTTCCTCGTCGACCACTACGGCTGGCAGAGCATCTTCTGGGTCAACGCCCCCGTCGGCGTCGTCGCCACCCTCGTCCTCGCCCGGCTCCTCACCGAGAACCGCTCCGCGCGCGGGCGCCGGCTCGACCCGCTCGGGCAACTGCTGTTCATCACGGCGATCGCGGCCCTGGCGTACGGCCTGATCGAGGGCAACGGCGAGGGCTGGACGTCCGGCGTGATCCTCGGGGCGTTCGCCGCGTCGGCCGTGACGCTGCTGCTGTTCGTGCTGTGGGAGCTGCGCCGGCCCGACCCGATGCTGCCGATGGGCTTCTTCCGCAGCCCGATCGTGGTCGTCGCCGGGATCGTCAACTTCCTCAGCCTGTTCGGCCTGTTCGCGGTGATCTTCCTGTTCACGCTGTACCTCCAGAGCGTCAACGGGCTCAGCTCCGTCGAGACCGGCGTCCGGTTCCTCGCGCTCACCGTGCCGATCATGATCGCCTCGTTCGCCGCGAGCGTGGTCGCGGCGAAGGCCGGGCCACGGCTGCCGATCTTCATCGGCTCCCTGTTCAGCGCGGGCGGCCTCGTCGGGCTCACGGCGCTGGAGGCCGGCTCCGGCTTCGGCGGCTACTGGTGGTCGCTGATCCTCCTCGGCGTCGGCGTCTCCTTCACCGGCGCGCCCGCCACCGTCGCCCTCCTCGGCTCCGTGCCGAACGAGCAGGCCGGCACCGCCTCCGGCGTCTCCAACACCTTCCGCCAGGTCGGCACCGTCTTCGGCGTCGCCCTCGCCGGCGCCCTGCTCCTGCGGCACCTGCGCGACGGCATGCCCGACGCGCTCGCCCGCACCGGCCTCCCCGCCCAGGCACAGGCCAAGGCCGTCGAACTCCTCGGCGACGGCGACCTGTCCCGCGCCGCCGCCCTCCCGCCGGACGTCCGGGGCACGGTGCTGGACGCGGTCGGCCCGGTCTACGTCCAGGGCATGGACCTCGCCTTCCAGATCGCCGGCGCGGGCGCCCTCCTCGGCGGCCTGTGCGCGCTGGTCTTCCTCAAGGGCACGGGGCCCGCCGCCGAACCCGCCGCCGGCCCGGACAGCGTCCCGGCGGACACCGCGGGACAGCGCTCCTGA
- a CDS encoding VlmB-like protein encodes MTDSTVPPEADWDRAPSLVDGAGSLELTAAGCDLRYWLRAVPQGTLRGKVLGHDEDVRPHEVTRRPGPLNDALTQELAFRSVAEDKATRALGYLVALAPDTATLEFYTTQLMDEARHAMVFRRHLLSLGVAEHDLCTAVDRLAGADRDAVLVPLENLGLDVLRERRDFIGGVVVLTILVEGVLAPAAQLSELKWRVFDPAAADVERGAGIDEIRHLTVGSSIAREHLLARPEDRERLLELITHGRALWEKLPVTDMVLRRETLFQQGLDAHRDLVGDHEIWPGRRLADTTVEERLETAHAWAESMQRKRLAYMGLEEAI; translated from the coding sequence ATGACCGACTCCACCGTCCCGCCCGAGGCCGACTGGGACCGCGCGCCGTCCCTGGTCGACGGCGCGGGCTCGCTCGAACTGACCGCCGCCGGCTGCGACCTGCGGTACTGGCTGCGCGCCGTCCCCCAGGGCACCCTGCGCGGCAAGGTCCTCGGCCACGACGAGGACGTCCGCCCCCACGAGGTGACCCGGCGTCCCGGGCCGCTGAACGACGCGCTCACCCAGGAACTCGCGTTCCGCTCCGTCGCCGAGGACAAGGCGACCCGCGCGCTCGGGTACCTGGTGGCGCTCGCGCCCGACACCGCGACGCTGGAGTTCTACACGACCCAGCTGATGGACGAGGCCCGGCACGCGATGGTGTTCCGCCGCCACCTGCTGAGCCTGGGCGTCGCCGAGCACGACCTCTGCACAGCCGTCGACCGGCTCGCCGGCGCCGACCGGGACGCCGTCCTCGTCCCGCTGGAGAACCTGGGCCTGGACGTGCTGCGCGAGCGGCGGGACTTCATCGGCGGGGTGGTCGTGCTGACGATCCTCGTCGAGGGGGTCCTCGCGCCGGCCGCGCAGCTGTCCGAGCTGAAGTGGCGGGTGTTCGACCCGGCCGCCGCCGACGTCGAGCGGGGCGCCGGCATCGACGAGATCCGCCATCTCACCGTGGGCAGCTCCATCGCCCGCGAGCACCTGCTCGCCCGCCCCGAGGACCGGGAACGCCTCCTCGAACTGATCACCCACGGCCGGGCGCTGTGGGAGAAGCTGCCCGTCACGGACATGGTGCTGCGCCGCGAGACCCTGTTCCAGCAGGGCCTGGACGCGCACCGCGACCTCGTGGGCGACCACGAGATCTGGCCCGGCCGCCGCCTCGCCGACACCACGGTCGAGGAACGGCTGGAGACCGCCCACGCCTGGGCCGAGTCGATGCAGCGCAAGCGGCTCGCGTACATGGGTCTGGAGGAGGCGATATGA